The segment TTGGTAAATTTGAATGCTTGTTACAtcctttttttctgactattACATCAACTTTCAAACCTTACATTAGAGGCAGGGAAAGAcctttggatttggaatcagagggcctATCTAGGCTGGAATCTAGCTCTGACATTTGTGTTTCCTAGGACATTGCAcaaaacctctctgggcctcagtttcctcttaagAAAACTAAGGGAGAGTTGAACCAACTGatatagcacagtggaaagaacactgaagttCTATGTGCTGGTGAGTCTGCATTCAAACCTCACCTCTGGTACTTAATACCTGCGTGCCTTCAGGCACAAAGTTAGTGAATATTTGCtataggccttagtttcctcatctggaaaatgaatgggTCCATCTAGATGtactctgaggtcctttccactCTCCTCTGATGATCTTAAGATCTCAAAGCTTTCTGCCAATTCTTAAACTTTAATCTGATCTTGGCTagaaatttacctttttaaaggATGCTGCTGGATCCCCATTATCCCCCTCCCTTGGGATTCCTATTGAATGATGCAAATAATACTGTGTAATCCTTTCCTTAGCTTCATCAGTATACACATTGGGAGATAAACTGCCTGGGAGGGACCTTTCTTCTCTCAGTAAAGAGATTTCCAATGGCTGAAACAACAGCTTTTGTTCTCCCTGAACAAACCTTCCTGCTTCTGTTACCAtctgaaggaagaagaatgaagcAGGCTACCTGCTGTTACCAACAGGCTGCTGCCATATGTGCTTTCAGGggtttctcccccacccccactttttgcttttctgtttatGTGTCAGGTTATtaacaggagagagagaggaagagagaagagagaagagagaagagagaagagagaagagaacttTCTGGAAAATTTAGAGGGTGAGAAAAGGATTTAGGAGGACTGAATCCCTCTGAGCTATTAATGGGGAATTACACAACAATGGCCAGGGCTTGCCAGGTTTTTACTGCCTTTGTGTGTGGGCTGAACTGTGTTAAATATTAACAGGCCTTGGACTTGCCAAAGTATTGCTGAAGTGCCTGGATACTGCTCAGCCAATCACCAAGAAACGTGTTTCCATGGAAGCCATAGCCCTTCATTTCATTCACAATGAAAtcctgtcacacacacacacacacacacacacacacacacacacacacacacacgatctATGAAAAGAGCCATGGAAAATGGATCAAAAACATTTCTGGATGTTTGTTGTacgcctctgtgtgtgtgtgtgtgtgtgtgtgtgtgtgtgtgtgtgtatgcgcaCGTGCATGTGTGCAAGCTATTTCATGCTTTAAGAGTAATCTAAACCTATCTGGGCTTTCAGAGAAGCTCGCACCAAATGGTACAGTTAACCCTGAGTTTACCAGGGTGTTTTGACTCAGGCTCTTCAATGATTAAATTGCTAGACCTTCAAAATGGCATCATCAGGCTGTTGCACGCTGTGGGTTGGGTTCAAGGCTGGGCTGAAATGGCTCTGGAGGTGACCCACGCGGTGGCCGGGCTTGGGCTGGCAGAACTTTATGTCTCAGATCGAGAGGGAAGTGATGCAACTGGTGATGGAACAAAAGATAAACCTTTTAAAACAGGTTTAAAGGCTTTGATGACAGCAGGAAAGGAGCCATTTCCTACCATTTATGTGGattcacaaaaagaaaatgagagatggGACGTTATTTCCAAATCACAGctgaagaacattaaaaaaatatggcaCAGGGAACGAATGAAGAATGAATCCCGAGagcaaaaagaggcagaagacaatTTAAGACGAGAAAGAAACCtagaagaagcaaagaaaattaCCATTAAACAAGATCCAAGTCTTCCAGAGGCAAAATGTGTAAAGATTTGTGCTTTAGAAGCACATCGAGGCCAACGTGTGAAGGTGTTTGGTTGGGTCCACAGGTTACGTAGGCAAGGGAAGAATTTAATGTTTCTTATATTAAGAGATGGTACAGGATATCTTCAATGTGTCTTGTCAGATGAACTGTGTCAGTGTTACAATGGAGTGGTTTTGTCTACAGAAAGTAGTGTTGCAGTGTATGGAACACTCAATCTTACACCTGAAGGCAAGCAGGCACCAGGAGGCCATGAATTAAGCTGTGACTATTGGGAATTGATTGGCTTGGCCCCTGCTGGAGGAGCTGATAATCTGATAAATGAAGAGTCTGATGTAGATGTTCAGCTTAACAATAGGCATATGATGATCCGAGGAGAGAACATGTCCAAAATATTGAAAGTGCGTTCAGTGGTCACCGGATGCTTTAGAGATCACTTTTTTGATAGGGGATACTATGAAATCACTCCTCCAACATTAGTACAAACACAGGTGGAAGGTGGTTCCACACTTTTCAAACTTGACTATTTTGGAGAAGATGCATTTTTAACTCAGTCATCACAGCTATATTTGGAAACTTGTCTCCCCGCTTTAGGAGATGTCTTTTGTATTGCTCAATCATACAGAGCAGAACAGTCCAGAACACAAAGACACCTAGCAGAATACACTCACATTGAAGCTGAGTGCCCTTTCCTGACTTTTGATGATCTCCTAAACCGTTTGGAAGACTTGGTTTGTGATGTAGTAGACAGGATCTTGAAATCACCTGCAGCAAGCTTATTATATGACCTCAATCCGACCTTCACCCCCCCCAAAAGACCTTTCAAACGGATGAACTATTCAGATGCTATTGTGTGGTTAAAGGAACATGATGTAAAGAAAGAGGATGGTACCTATTATGAATTTGGAGAGGATATCCCAGAAGCCCCTGAGAGACTGATGACAGACACCATTAACGAACCAATCTTGCTGTGTCGATTTCCTGTAGAGATCAAGTCCTTCTATATGCAGCGATGTCCTGAGGATTCCTGGCTTACTGAATCTGTAGATATGTTGATGCCAAATGTTGGTGAGATTGTGGGAGGTTCCATGCGTATCTGGGATAGTGAAGAACTgctaaagggatataaaagagaaGGCATTGATTCTACTCCCTACTACTGGTACACTGACCAGAGAAAATATGGTACATGCCCTCATGGAGGATATGGCTTGGGCTTGGAACGATTCTTAACTTGGGTTTTGAACAGATACCACATCCGAGATGTGTGCCTGTACCCACGCTTTGTCCAGCGCTGTAAGCCCTAACTGTCCAATGaatgacagtaatagggaagggtATAGATGGCTTAATGAAAAAACATGACTGTCCATAAGGAAATGATCCATCTATTTTTTTGTCCCATTAGATTGTCACTGCTTCTGTGGTCTATTCTCATTGCCCTAAAATGGTCATAATTATTTGGGATATCCCAAAACCTCAAGTGATATTTATGTtgtcatttttagaaaaataattgccacaatttacaaaatacaatttacaaaaattattgtATTAGAAGAGAGATATTGTGGCATATTAGTATGCAGTTACTAATGTATTTCAGCCCTGACTGTGGACTGTACAGGACCGTGTGTCTCATATACCATTTACCACTGACACCtggtatttctattttatcctagtaACTTGAaggtttttttatatatttttttctttgctactgAAATTCTATGTTTTGTGATTTATTGCATCTTATTCTTTCAGTGGGTTAAGAACCAAAAGCTTGGAATAAAATTGATATGTAATTAGATTAACTAGATTGCTTTAATATAAATGTCATTCAGCTGTAGATACTGAAATAAAATGAGTCATTTTCTTCAGCTGTGTATCCCCTTTGTTATTGTCATATAAGCATTCCAGAGTTTACATGCATTTAAACAATTTTATGTActacagaaatgaaaatatttgcagGATTTATCAAATTGTTTAGTAGAGGTCAAAAGGGAGAAAACAGTATGAACGCTATTTTGGGGATAGTTAAACAATTGGCAGGGTTTCTGTTCTTTTGTTCTGCTGAAGAGTCAGGCTGCTTCTCTTCTGGCATTTCCATAAATCATATGGAATAAATGAGTTCCCAAAGAATCTGAAGCCAGGGTAGCAATATAGTAATTAACAATTAATAGAAATAGTTGCTTGAACTTTCTCATTATGTCTTGGATTCTAATCTGGGCCATCTTCTTCATTCACAGTGTACTTATtacttcagttcaaatttggtcaaTTAAAAATGCATGTCATATACACTCAGTTAACTGTAATCTTGGAAATCAATAAATGGCaacccagagaaataaaaaaaaaaggcatcatcAGCTGCTCCTTTGTTTATACTCTCAGAGAACCTTTTTGACACAGTTCTCTGATGGCAAAAGGAAAAATCTTGATGGCTgatgcatgatttttttttttacagatgatgataaTCAATCATCTAATGTTATTCTCCCAATGCCAGGAAAAAGTGAGGAAGGTCCCCAGCACTGCGAGTGGACTATCTGGGATGAATTCATGGCAAGAAATGGATAAGCATTAGACAGGATGGACAAACATAGATGGGTGGTTATCTGCATCCTTGGAGGGAATATCCACATCAAGGAGGTCACAGATTCATTTGAATATTTGCATAATCGAGtcactttttttatttgcttgttctTTGCCAGAATTTCTACTAGggtctggggatacaaattcaagcaaacaaacaagcagacagtccctgttctctcCCAGAGCTAATATTATACTGGgagatataacatatatgtataaaagcaTATGTAAGGTAAATTCCAAACAAATACTAAATAAAAGGTGATTTGTGGGGCCCTTTAAACTGATCAGGCAAGGCAGACCTCATGGAGGAGAAGGGATTTGAACtgagccttttaaaaattaattcatcatTTGATGGAACACTCttgtaataaaagaaataatgaagaaatttttttcagagaaacttgtgaagatttgtatgaagtgatgcaaaatgaaatgagaagaatcagaagactcatctaaataataatattataagacaactttgaaagacttaggaatttGGACAAACAAAATGACCAGTTCTAGAGAGTCTAGAAAACTCATGATCAAATACACTGTGAACTTCTGGATAGAGAGATGAGGTTATAGACTCAGTATAGATTAAggtggttttttctttcttttttatacaacTAATACATGAATTTGCTTTGTGTAACTACATGTTTATAAcagactttgtttttgtttttgctgtttttctttctcagtaaggtagggaggagagaaatagaatttagagctggaaataaaatcaaaatgatttttaaaaagttaattcatcaatttattacattaaaatacccagttaatgccttccctccttctcctctcacCATTAGAAAAGGcacatttgataaaaagatagatgtatatataaaactatcttaCTTATTGTTATtgatcagttccttctctgaaagtggatatacacaagtcatttttcgaacaatatttctgtaactgcatatactgttttcttggttctgctcatttcactcttcataatttcatgtaggttgtTCCATCAAAGATTAACCTATTTGTCATagcatttcatcacaatcataagccaccacttgtttagtcattctccaattgatgtaCATccattcaattttcaattctttgcaaccacaaagagctgctataaatattttaaaacatctcagttctttttcttttttccctatcatCTTAGGAAATAGACCTAATGGTGGTATTTCTGGGGCAAAATGTATACATAGTTTCATAACTCTTTAAATGTAGTTCCAGatcactctccaaaatggttagattagTGAACTGAGCTTTGAATTGATTAGGGCTTCTGAGAAGTGGAAATGAGAAGAGTGAACAGTCTAAGACTCAGGGACAGGCTTTGCAAAgacatttcagagaaagaatacaAACATGTCTTCTGACTTGCACCACTACATCAAACCAGTTCTTTGTACTTAATCTTCTTTGGATCATCTCCCTAGTTAACATTTCTGTGTATTCCATCGTATTTGGCTCATCTCCTAAAACAATTCAGAAATGGACACACTAAAAGATAAATTGATCTatactcattttaaatttatagtCTCTCTGATTGcaaattaaaatttcttaaatgaaTCTATTACATAGATTGAAGATAGAATGAGAAAAGATTTTTTCAGAATCTTCtaaaatttaatagagaaaaacaatAGCTATGTTAAGGTAGTCCCTACCCCCAAACTTGGGGCTACTTTCCTAACTTTCATTTTCTGGTAGCCTAAGGTCCCCTAAGGTTGATTGATTACACTCTCCCTCAAGGTAACAGGGAATAACACAGAGGGACTGATGAGGTTTCTAGTATTGCCTCCCTTGAATCTCCATCAAATATGCTCCCCAATGATTATCAGTTGACCAACCAGAGTTCATTAGATTTGAGAAAGCAGAGAGCTTTACTGGGATCACGTAATGAAGACTGTTAAGAGTAGAGCTATTTCCCCACAATCTGGGGATACACTCTCCATAAGTATATTTAGGGACCATGAAGAAATGAGTATAAGCATTGGGAACACATGTAGAAAAGGGGTCACTCTTGGTTGGACAAAgattctttttgccttttgtgGAGTTTTAAGAAGTTCATTTTAGACATCTCTCTGCTAGGGATTTAGGGTCAGTGCCCTTGCAGAATATTTGAGGCTGCCTTTCATATTATTTCATCCAATGGTTCCAAGTTCCTTACTCCTCCCAAATTGATTAAGGATTTGGTCCCCTCAGTTTATATCTTGATTGATTCGTTTAGGAACTTTAATATCTTAGTCCATCAAGAAGaatgtattaaatattttctacatgTCAGGCAGTGTGTACTGGGAATATCAAGAATGCAAGAACTTGGTACAGATGCCAAGAGAATAGCAATGTACCAAAGAAAATGtacataaaagatatatacagtgtaAAAGGGAGGCAATCTCAGACAGAAGATGCTAGAGGGGAGACCTGGAGAGGGTTAATTTACACCTTTGATTGGGTAATTGACTGAGTTTTTGATTCTGTAATTCAATCAGGAGAAATTCTCATCTGATGAAGGCATCAGAGCAGAGATCATCTTTTTCGTTATTTTAATTGGAATTGAGTGTTGTGGGACATTCTTTTCACACTAATTATAaactatagagagccagctctatatattTTGGGGGTTCCTGAATGGCGTTTAGTGGCGtcggattgaaaagacaggaaacagaaactgagaacagccagactagtggttagcccatagctgctccaactgctatggagtttagagtttatttatatactggtttcaaacaaagaacacagagaaagaatcacagctgtgaaggggttacaaatcatacaaatcccattaaagtctaaaaagtagagagataggtccagggttaaaggccaaattccaaccaccaattagtagggggttaattctgggagcagaaacatatttcatagagatttttactaattgcattctgccttgatttataggactgcacctggtcagataaagtcttatctctatctttgtctgtgtctggccttgactatattttttagagttcaggcttcttaattatcaaggagagaaattgttaactcagtagctgctggtctacTAAGGACTCAaatctttccaataagaatattgagaaaaggtggggatctgaaaatgagtcaaaagaggagtctcagattttggATTAATTTggattaattttaacacttacacaatccactgagacacccagctgttTCTAAAACTCAGAGATGACCATGCCACTcctcccctcaagaagcttcagtgacttcctattatGTCAACTACCCATTGTTCTCTTTGTCATTAAAAACTCCAATTTGCCTTTGTCTGATCCAGTACATCCCTTGCTAGACTCAAGTCCCAGCCTCCTTTGGTTTCCCCTTTCTGCCACTTTGTACAGGttgaccccagtttcctcatctgcaaattggagataataatagtacctacctagggctgagggtaaaatgagatattgATGAAATGCTTTGGAAATGTTGAGATGGTAAGTAAATGTTACTTGTTGTGGTTATTTCTTAAAGTGGAAAAagtaagggagaaggaagaaagagagaagaagacagagaagaaacaCCTTTGAGGGTTACAACAATTCTGGGACAAAGatctacaggtattattatcttctaTTTGTCCCGTATAATCATCTGTATTCTGTGTTCTAGCTGATCTATAtgttctacctatccatctatgtgttctatctagcagagtagattaaaagccagaatacCACAATATAGAACACAaagataaaacacatagaatagatggatacATAGAACAGATAGATTAGAGAGGCCACGAAAAAGGAAACataggatagatagatgggtagatagaaaACAGAACAGGTAGagtagatggatagagagaacaCACAGAACAGATTGAAGATATAGATAGGTAGAAAACATGAaacagatagattagatagaataCATTGATAGAAGAGATGGATAAATAGGACATAGAACGGATAAGTCGAATAAATGGaatagatggatatatagaaTGCATAGATGGACTGATTGAATGGATATCTAAAACACATAGAACAGAACAATTAGAATAGGCAGATAGTTAAAAGACATtgaatagatggacagacagaagagagaatacagaatgggtagatggatagaacagatagatgataaaaaagcaaatagatcagatagaacaaatagaacagatagaataggtaGTTGTAAGAGATAGAACACAGCACAGACAGAAAACGTAGATGATTAGATAGAAGAATTGAAcacatagatataaaatatagatggatagataaaaacAGAAGGCATATAACAGAGCAcatagaagagagaaatagaatagatggaagaaatagaacacataggtacaacaaagaaaacatagaacagatagaacatataaatggatagatataaCACATGGATAAATAAATGGACAGACAGAACaaatataacattaatattagaacataaggaatggatagatagaacaaaGAGAtcacatagaacagatagaatagatggagCTCATAGAACAGCCACCACGGAATAGATAGAATATAGACTATATAGATTGATAGAACagttagaagagatggaaggggtaaagcattaaaatgaatagaacacatagatggataggtagaacaaatataacataaaacaGAATAGATGAAAAGATAGAAAACAGAGAGAACACACAGGACAGAACAGATACAtggattgttaaaaaaaatagaatgcagAATGGATAGAACACAAAGACTAGATAGACATAGAACAGATAGGACACagaacagaatagatggaagagataggacataaatgatagataaaacaaatggaatacaaagaaaagatagaacacatggaatggaaagaatgaacacataaaatagaaagaatacttaGGATGGTTAGGACAcagagatcagatagaacatatagatacaaaagatagatggatagaaaagcTTAGATTAGATGGAAGAGGCAGAGCACATAGAACAGAAAGAATGCATAGAAAAaacaaatggatagatagaacacatggaacatagaatagatagaacatttatGGAGAGAACACagagatacaaaaatatatgGGAAGAGGTAGAACAAATAAAACACATCACAGATAGAATACATGAAGAGATGCAgtcatagaagagatagaagacaCTGAATGGATAGCATgagggatggatagatagaacacatagaatagatagaacatatagaatacatatttgaaaatagatggatagaacaaagaacacttaaaacagaagaaatggaagagagaaagctcaTAGAAAAGATAGAACgcatagatgtatagattagaatacacagattagaacacagatcagaatacatagataaaaagatagatgaatagaaggtagaatatatagaagagatcagatagaacatatagattcaagagatgaatagctagaacaagttagaatagaatgaagaggtagagcacattaaaaaggaaggatagatagaacacagaacagagaaGAAATCGAACATGGAATATAAGGAAaagatagagctcatagaacatatagatactaaagatagatgatagaacacagaggTAAGAGAGgtcacagaacagatggaatttataacacagagtagaaagaacccataaatcaTATAGAACACAGACACAAAAGGTAGATGAAGAGTTAAAGAGAACAGATGGAAGATGTAGAacacatggaacagagagagcacatagaatagatagaacagagagatcagatagaaatatagatactaaagacagatggatagaataggaagaacccacagaagagatagaaaacagagatggaagagagtgagctcGCAGAACAGATAACAATAGAtggagcacatggaatagatagaagagatagaactcaaacaacagatagacagatacaaAAGATAGAagttagaatagatggaagaggtagaacatagaacagatagaacaaaTGGAAGAggtaaaacacatagaatagatagaacatgtagaatggatagatagaacagagAATACAACACATACAAGATATAatggaatagatggaagaggtagaccacatagaacagagagaacagagaatagaatagatggaaaagatagagctcagagaacagataAATTAGACACAACACAGAACACATAGACTGGTTAGGGCAgagagatcaaatagaaaatatagatactaaaaataGATGGCTTGACTACAAAGACCCATAGAAGACATAGAACATGGAGATGGAAGAGATAGAGCTCACAGAGCAGATAGACTAGATGGAACAAAAAGAATgtgaagatggatagatagtgcacatagaacacatagaatagatggaagagagagctcagagaacagagagagctcagagaacagatagaaTGCATAGATGCatagattagaatacatagactagAACACAATAACAGTGAAACAACTCTGTGCCAtcaaagaatgtaaaaaatgaatCAGACAAAATCACCAGTAGCGAGAGGGTACTAgaatcaagggaaaaggaaaatatttcctgTATAATGTATAATGAGGGTTTTGGGGTTCTGCTTGATGGAACCAAGGGGACCCTGGAGGTGGAGATGGGAAAGGATAGAATCAGAGGAATGGAGAACAAGCAGAGAAAGGGACCAGAGGTGAGAGATGGAGTTTCTTGTTTATAAACGGCAATATACCTGGGGTGGCCTCAGGAGAGAAAGTATGCTTGGGGGATGATGGCGTCAGTTCAGgatttttgttctgttatttcctgAGTCcctattttttccagtttctatAATCCACAGCCAAGTGTTGTCCCTATTCCCCCTGAAACAGCTCACTCTGGGATTGACCTCAGGTGATCTGACCAAGGTCCCCAGAAATTCTGCCACGAGAAGCAGACATTTTTAGTTCCTACAGTCCCCAGCTTTCTGCAGCCACTAGCTTACTTCCCTTGCTTTCCCTGCCTTGAAAGGGCAGCCAGGGTCTCCACACCCCTGTGAGTGACTACAGCCAGCAGGGCCCAACAACTCTCAGCAATCACATTCACCTGGTGTGCATGGACTTCAAAAGTCCTCCCCTGGTCAGCAGcttatcatttcatatttctttctctcattattcctttctctctctccctctcagtctctatgatcttctctgtttctgtttctctcttaacctctccctctttctcctcctttctctgtcactatctctccatctctcagtctctttgtctctctatctccctttgccttattctctctctctcttactttgaGGAGGCCTCCGTTGAATTTCACTCTCTCACCTTGGCCATAAGGATGGGTTCAACCCCCATACCTGGCCTTCACATCCAGAAATTTGACACCAGACACATAATCTCTCCTTTTATAGGCCAGATCCTAATGACTGGGTTCTGGACACTTATCTCATCTTTACCTTGGATGGTTTGGTGGGGGTACAAAGGCAGTGGGTGACAAATGCAAGTAACAGGGAATGAGGAACATCAGATAGAGTAGAAGCAGGCTAGATTTCATCAAAGGCTGCCTTGGGTATTTtctcttgctcagtttcctctctactGTTGGgctaaaaagagaagaagagggcaGAATTGTGACTTTAACTGTATATGTACAAACTCTTAACATCCTGGGAGCATGAGATTTCTGATCTGGAAGGGGCCATCAGAGCTCTAATCCCCTCggtttatggatgaagaaacaggtTTGGGAAGAGGGAGCGAATCCATTGGTAGATGAAGTTTCATGTGACTTGAGTCACACATAAATGCcaaccttttttgggggggaaattcTTATATCCTCAGTTTCTCTGGGTGTGTTTGAGTTTCTTTTGTTTAAAGTGCCATTTTAAGTGAGTACAGTGTAATTAGGATGTTGAACCCCAGGACTCTCTCCCAgtatcccactttcattctcatgtTATATCCTtccgttttggagataaagtttttgtGAGACCTc is part of the Gracilinanus agilis isolate LMUSP501 chromosome X, AgileGrace, whole genome shotgun sequence genome and harbors:
- the LOC123253408 gene encoding asparagine--tRNA ligase, cytoplasmic-like; the encoded protein is MALEVTHAVAGLGLAELYVSDREGSDATGDGTKDKPFKTGLKALMTAGKEPFPTIYVDSQKENERWDVISKSQLKNIKKIWHRERMKNESREQKEAEDNLRRERNLEEAKKITIKQDPSLPEAKCVKICALEAHRGQRVKVFGWVHRLRRQGKNLMFLILRDGTGYLQCVLSDELCQCYNGVVLSTESSVAVYGTLNLTPEGKQAPGGHELSCDYWELIGLAPAGGADNLINEESDVDVQLNNRHMMIRGENMSKILKVRSVVTGCFRDHFFDRGYYEITPPTLVQTQVEGGSTLFKLDYFGEDAFLTQSSQLYLETCLPALGDVFCIAQSYRAEQSRTQRHLAEYTHIEAECPFLTFDDLLNRLEDLVCDVVDRILKSPAASLLYDLNPTFTPPKRPFKRMNYSDAIVWLKEHDVKKEDGTYYEFGEDIPEAPERLMTDTINEPILLCRFPVEIKSFYMQRCPEDSWLTESVDMLMPNVGEIVGGSMRIWDSEELLKGYKREGIDSTPYYWYTDQRKYGTCPHGGYGLGLERFLTWVLNRYHIRDVCLYPRFVQRCKP